In Diorhabda carinulata isolate Delta chromosome 6, icDioCari1.1, whole genome shotgun sequence, a single genomic region encodes these proteins:
- the LOC130895476 gene encoding apoptotic chromatin condensation inducer in the nucleus-like isoform X2, with protein sequence MIKNCLKVYKKTKRRIRMSRIHKGSAPSPNATDENVQNINVTVTNSEDNQDNTQEATPASELQVTDDNDNSQQENSQSAQCQQENDQQKIKQQENDQKKIEQQENDQQKIEQQENDQPQKIEQQENDQQENHEEAFESEYVNNKNNSETNIIENNKQSQERSHTPDSKPPEEGAQGKKHITLKRSPSHQRRSSSPLEDGEIKEPQEKSKKITLKRHTSDDGNSDFINKIVINRRASSGDDKVDKKRRQSLEERTHIVIARPTKLAKPVKLKRQISSPENNESLLRPRINKTPWGKTNWLENISATSYKIDVDSIKIVCPVVEFLNESEVKLDCIPRERTKSENEPVTKKVEEEEKTEDESEREHTEEEESPEEQKIEAKPNIIALNRKISIVEDTAAKLQPPPSPAKNPVSEILYITNLVRPFTLKQLKELLERTGKIKEGGFWTDRIKSKCYVQYETIEQAETTRNALHGINWPIGNGKQLVIDYATEDDMEKAKNPVSLPSPAIPEKFPQKENRAPEVVENRNRDREREEEKEPEKEERRWEPSEREWNKSRDHHRKHSRSPSRGRDRERARKHSRKSYTPEDIGRKKHKKQDDSVPQKLMDDLFLKTKTTPSIYWQPLSPQEIATKQQQRLVRMEEHKRRIEENKGRFKERDRRGTYRRR encoded by the exons atgataaagaaTTGTCTGAAGGTgtacaagaaaacaaaaaggaGGATAAGGATGAGCAGAATTCACAAG GGGTCAGCCCCATCACCTAATGCTACTGACGAAAATGTACAAAACATAAATGTCACTGTGACTAATAGTGAGGATAATCAAGATAATACACAAGAAGCGACACCTGCTTCGGAGTTGCAGGTAACTGATGACAATGATAATAGCCAACAAGAAAATAGTCAATCAGCACAATGTCAGCAAGAAAATGATCAACAAAAGATTAAGCAACAAGAGAATGATCAAAAAAAGATTGAGCAACAAGAGAATGATCAACAAAAGATTGAGCAACAAGAGAATGACCAACCACAAAAAATTGAGCAACAAGAAAATGATCAACAAGAGAATCATGAAGAAGCTTTTGAAAGTGAAtatgtcaataataaaaataattcagaaactaatataatagaaaataataagcaAAGTCAAGAACGTTCACATACACCAGACTCCAAACCTCCCGAAGAAGGAGCGCAAGGAAAGAAACATATTACTTTAAAGAGATCTCCTTCACATCAACGTAGATCATCGTCACCTTTGGAGGATGGAGAAATAAAAGAACCGCAAGAGAAATCTAAGAAAATTACATTGAAAAGACATACTTCTGATGATGGTAATTcagattttattaataaaattgttatcaaCAGAAGAGCTTCAAGTGGGGATGATAAAGTGGACAAGAAAAGGCGACAAAGTTTAGAAGAACGTACACATATAGTAATAG CACGTCCTACAAAACTAGCAAAACCAGTTAAATTGAAAAGACAAATTTCAAGTCCAGAAAACAACGAATCTCTACTTCGGCCGCGTATCAATAAAACACCTTGGGGCAAAACCAATTGGTTGGAAAATATATCTGCTACCAGTTACAAAATAGATGTCGATTCTATTAAAATAGTCTGCCCTGTAGTGGAATTTCTCAACGAATCAGAAGTAAAACTCGATTGTATTCCAAGAGAACGGACTAAATCTGAAAACGAACCGGTTACTAAAAAAGtggaagaagaagagaaaactGAAGATGAATCCGAAAGGGAACACACTGAAGAG GAGGAATCACCtgaagaacaaaaaattgaagcaaaacCGAATATTATTGctttgaatagaaaaattagtaTAGTGGAAGATACAGCAGCAAAATTACAACCACCTCCGAGTCCTGCAAAAAATCCGGTTtctgaaatattatatatcaccAATTTGGTAAGACCGTTTACTCTGAAACAATTAAAGGAATTATTGGAGAGAACCGGAAAAATCAAGGAAGGTGGTTTTTGGACGGATAGGATCAAATCTAAATGTTATGTTCAATATGAAACTATCGa GCAAGCGGAAACGACAAGGAATGCCTTACATGGTATCAACTGGCCTATTGGAAATGGGAAACAGTTAGTCATTGATTATGCTACAGAAGATGATATGGAAAAAGCGAAGAATCCTGTTTCCCTACCCTCACCCGCTATTCCAGAGAAATTTCCACAAAAAGAGAACAGG GCACCAGAAGTTGTAGAAAACAGGAATAGAGATAGAGAACGTGAAGAAGAAAAGGAACCAGAGAAAGAAGAACGAAGATGGGAGCCGTCCGAAAGGGAATGGAATAAAAGTAGAGATCATCATAGAAAACATTCGAGGAGTCCAAGTCGAGGTAGAGACAGAGAAAGGGCTAGAAAACATAGTCGAAAATCTTACACTCCTGAAg ATATTGGTAGAAAGAAACACAAAAAGCAGGATGATTCAGTACCGCAAAAACTGATGGATGATTTATTCTTAAAAACTAAAACAACACCTAGTATATACTGGCAACCCCTTTCTCCACAAGAG atAGCAACCAAACAGCAACAACGGTTGGTACGCATGGAAGAACACAAGAGGCGCATCGAAGAAAACAAAGGACGTTTTAAAGAAAGAGACAGACGCGGCACCTATAGACGGCGTTGA
- the LOC130895476 gene encoding apoptotic chromatin condensation inducer in the nucleus-like isoform X1, which translates to MRKRTRSSWKKKQQETSNQDETEGDSQVAKDQTNSEKSNVNDKVAGDSENNKINDKELSEGVQENKKEDKDEQNSQGKSTGINTDQSSNNIDNKPEIENENVQGSAPSPNATDENVQNINVTVTNSEDNQDNTQEATPASELQVTDDNDNSQQENSQSAQCQQENDQQKIKQQENDQKKIEQQENDQQKIEQQENDQPQKIEQQENDQQENHEEAFESEYVNNKNNSETNIIENNKQSQERSHTPDSKPPEEGAQGKKHITLKRSPSHQRRSSSPLEDGEIKEPQEKSKKITLKRHTSDDGNSDFINKIVINRRASSGDDKVDKKRRQSLEERTHIVIARPTKLAKPVKLKRQISSPENNESLLRPRINKTPWGKTNWLENISATSYKIDVDSIKIVCPVVEFLNESEVKLDCIPRERTKSENEPVTKKVEEEEKTEDESEREHTEEEESPEEQKIEAKPNIIALNRKISIVEDTAAKLQPPPSPAKNPVSEILYITNLVRPFTLKQLKELLERTGKIKEGGFWTDRIKSKCYVQYETIEQAETTRNALHGINWPIGNGKQLVIDYATEDDMEKAKNPVSLPSPAIPEKFPQKENRAPEVVENRNRDREREEEKEPEKEERRWEPSEREWNKSRDHHRKHSRSPSRGRDRERARKHSRKSYTPEDIGRKKHKKQDDSVPQKLMDDLFLKTKTTPSIYWQPLSPQEIATKQQQRLVRMEEHKRRIEENKGRFKERDRRGTYRRR; encoded by the exons ATGAGAAAAAGAACGAGAAGCTCCTGGAAAAAGAAACAGCAGGAAACATCTAATCAGGATGAAACGGAAGGTGATTCTCAGGTGGCAAAAGATCAAACAAATTCAGAAAAGAGTAATGTAAACGATAAAGTAGCAGGTgattctgaaaataataaaataaatgataaagaaTTGTCTGAAGGTgtacaagaaaacaaaaaggaGGATAAGGATGAGCAGAATTCACAAGGTAAGTCAACAGGTATAAACACTGATCAATCTTcgaataatattgataataaacctgaaattgaaaatgaaaatgtacAGGGGTCAGCCCCATCACCTAATGCTACTGACGAAAATGTACAAAACATAAATGTCACTGTGACTAATAGTGAGGATAATCAAGATAATACACAAGAAGCGACACCTGCTTCGGAGTTGCAGGTAACTGATGACAATGATAATAGCCAACAAGAAAATAGTCAATCAGCACAATGTCAGCAAGAAAATGATCAACAAAAGATTAAGCAACAAGAGAATGATCAAAAAAAGATTGAGCAACAAGAGAATGATCAACAAAAGATTGAGCAACAAGAGAATGACCAACCACAAAAAATTGAGCAACAAGAAAATGATCAACAAGAGAATCATGAAGAAGCTTTTGAAAGTGAAtatgtcaataataaaaataattcagaaactaatataatagaaaataataagcaAAGTCAAGAACGTTCACATACACCAGACTCCAAACCTCCCGAAGAAGGAGCGCAAGGAAAGAAACATATTACTTTAAAGAGATCTCCTTCACATCAACGTAGATCATCGTCACCTTTGGAGGATGGAGAAATAAAAGAACCGCAAGAGAAATCTAAGAAAATTACATTGAAAAGACATACTTCTGATGATGGTAATTcagattttattaataaaattgttatcaaCAGAAGAGCTTCAAGTGGGGATGATAAAGTGGACAAGAAAAGGCGACAAAGTTTAGAAGAACGTACACATATAGTAATAG CACGTCCTACAAAACTAGCAAAACCAGTTAAATTGAAAAGACAAATTTCAAGTCCAGAAAACAACGAATCTCTACTTCGGCCGCGTATCAATAAAACACCTTGGGGCAAAACCAATTGGTTGGAAAATATATCTGCTACCAGTTACAAAATAGATGTCGATTCTATTAAAATAGTCTGCCCTGTAGTGGAATTTCTCAACGAATCAGAAGTAAAACTCGATTGTATTCCAAGAGAACGGACTAAATCTGAAAACGAACCGGTTACTAAAAAAGtggaagaagaagagaaaactGAAGATGAATCCGAAAGGGAACACACTGAAGAG GAGGAATCACCtgaagaacaaaaaattgaagcaaaacCGAATATTATTGctttgaatagaaaaattagtaTAGTGGAAGATACAGCAGCAAAATTACAACCACCTCCGAGTCCTGCAAAAAATCCGGTTtctgaaatattatatatcaccAATTTGGTAAGACCGTTTACTCTGAAACAATTAAAGGAATTATTGGAGAGAACCGGAAAAATCAAGGAAGGTGGTTTTTGGACGGATAGGATCAAATCTAAATGTTATGTTCAATATGAAACTATCGa GCAAGCGGAAACGACAAGGAATGCCTTACATGGTATCAACTGGCCTATTGGAAATGGGAAACAGTTAGTCATTGATTATGCTACAGAAGATGATATGGAAAAAGCGAAGAATCCTGTTTCCCTACCCTCACCCGCTATTCCAGAGAAATTTCCACAAAAAGAGAACAGG GCACCAGAAGTTGTAGAAAACAGGAATAGAGATAGAGAACGTGAAGAAGAAAAGGAACCAGAGAAAGAAGAACGAAGATGGGAGCCGTCCGAAAGGGAATGGAATAAAAGTAGAGATCATCATAGAAAACATTCGAGGAGTCCAAGTCGAGGTAGAGACAGAGAAAGGGCTAGAAAACATAGTCGAAAATCTTACACTCCTGAAg ATATTGGTAGAAAGAAACACAAAAAGCAGGATGATTCAGTACCGCAAAAACTGATGGATGATTTATTCTTAAAAACTAAAACAACACCTAGTATATACTGGCAACCCCTTTCTCCACAAGAG atAGCAACCAAACAGCAACAACGGTTGGTACGCATGGAAGAACACAAGAGGCGCATCGAAGAAAACAAAGGACGTTTTAAAGAAAGAGACAGACGCGGCACCTATAGACGGCGTTGA
- the LOC130895478 gene encoding 39S ribosomal protein L10, mitochondrial isoform X2, giving the protein MALLYRKAFLQSLTPFIQCKRFRGKVNIQRPKPPHFEKAKYLALTQPWFINPNKNKPLVELCRLNRKLEKKKDLNPLRDIYAKELYNSFKNSKLIVFYHFNSMKADENFRNYALFKKQGMELKKYEREMLSAAVSGTPYETVLDFYVTSNNMILFCPEPEVNKVLKISKKCPQLIMLAGILENTLINKDDLIKYSKIPNLQTAQAELVQTVNRVGSQLVSDLNSHQSSLVSNLEQRMKQLEMEDK; this is encoded by the exons ATGGCTCTGTTATACCGAAAAG CTTTTCTGCAATCATTAACCCCCTTTATTCAGTGTAAGAGATTCAGGGGAAAAGTTAACATTCAAAGGCCTAAACCACCACACTTTGAGAAAGCAAAATATTTAGCTTTAACGCAACCATGGTTTATTAatcctaataaaaataaaccgtTAGTAGAATTGTGTcgattaaatagaaaattggaaaagaaaaaagatctCAATCCTTTAAGAGATATTTACGCCAAAGAACTATATAATTCGttcaaaaattcgaaattaatagTGTTTTATCATTTCAACTCTATGAAAGCAGATGAAAACTTCAGGAATTACGCATTATTCAAAAAACAAGGAATGgaattgaagaaatatgaaaGAGAGATGTTATCAGCTGCTGTTTCAGGGACGCCTTATGAGACCGTTTTAGATTTTTATGTCACATCAAACAACATGATCCTTTTTTGTCCTGAACCAGAAGTTAataaagtattgaaaatatcaaaaaaatgtccTCAACTAATTATGTTAG CTGGAATTCTGGAAAACACTCTAATAAATAAAGATGATCTTATTAAATACAGTAAAATTCCCAATCTTCAAACAGCTCAAGCAGAACTAGTACAAACTGTAAACAGAGTAGGTTCTCAATTAGTTAGTGACTTGAATTCACATCAATCTAGTTTAGTCTCCAATTTAGAACAAAGAATGAAGCAGTTGGAAATGGaagataaataa
- the LOC130895478 gene encoding 39S ribosomal protein L10, mitochondrial isoform X1, with protein sequence MALLYRKAFLQSLTPFIQCKRFRGKVNIQRPKPPHFEKAKYLALTQPWFINPNKNKPLVELCRLNRKLEKKKDLNPLRDIYAKELYNSFKNSKLIVFYHFNSMKADENFRNYALFKKQGMELKKYEREMLSAAVSGTPYETVLDFYVTSNNMILFCPEPEVNKVLKISKKCPQLIMLGKILYITLYSLERKCQDSFIVVLLLCLVFNNIFDHTIHLVSDLICLQIFFSFYNLDNWVTGNSEILFNSDIFIIVNIIAQYLMTLLQISIY encoded by the exons ATGGCTCTGTTATACCGAAAAG CTTTTCTGCAATCATTAACCCCCTTTATTCAGTGTAAGAGATTCAGGGGAAAAGTTAACATTCAAAGGCCTAAACCACCACACTTTGAGAAAGCAAAATATTTAGCTTTAACGCAACCATGGTTTATTAatcctaataaaaataaaccgtTAGTAGAATTGTGTcgattaaatagaaaattggaaaagaaaaaagatctCAATCCTTTAAGAGATATTTACGCCAAAGAACTATATAATTCGttcaaaaattcgaaattaatagTGTTTTATCATTTCAACTCTATGAAAGCAGATGAAAACTTCAGGAATTACGCATTATTCAAAAAACAAGGAATGgaattgaagaaatatgaaaGAGAGATGTTATCAGCTGCTGTTTCAGGGACGCCTTATGAGACCGTTTTAGATTTTTATGTCACATCAAACAACATGATCCTTTTTTGTCCTGAACCAGAAGTTAataaagtattgaaaatatcaaaaaaatgtccTCAACTAATTATGTTAGGTAAGATCCTTTATATTACTCTATATTCATTAGAACGAAAGTGTCAGGACtcttttattgttgttttgcTTCTTTGTTTAGTTTTTAACAATATCTTTGACCATACTATTCATCTAGTTTCTGATTTGATATgtttgcaaatttttttttctttctataatttGGACAACTGGGTAACAGgaaattcagaaattttgtttaattctgatatatttataattgtcaACATCATAGCACAATATTTAATGACATTGCTGCAAATAAGTATTTATTGA
- the LOC130895488 gene encoding uncharacterized protein LOC130895488: MSRSDYLGSLLANQNKHQTILHNYFVTQDENSNNLQTYETNYYAFQEPISNPPEPKVSIWEFLSKDDLKDFLKLHCTREIKNYLDSMKMNKFFPKGAARMLFIELMCSVTKFCQRNNYNLRKSGALLSQFFLTHILTTSSFDKTTEKVFNYFKELALAHALPDFPPKTAKIFSQDETKNNMKFFCKLYLRNLPLIRFTSLPNFAFFLYYEVEKQEEREKKVRKKQDGDKKKKKDSKKGSKAGSKKGKK, encoded by the exons ATGAGTAGATCAGATTATTTGGGCAGCCTATTGGCAAAccaaaataaacatcaaactaTTCTTCACAACTACTTTGTAACTCAAGAcgaaaattctaataatttgcAGACCTATGAAACTAATTATTATGCCTTTCAAGAACCCATTTCTAATCCCCCCGAACCAAAAGTTTCGATATGGGAGTTTTTAAGTAAAGATGATTTGaaggattttttgaaattacacTGTACGCgtgaaattaaaaactatttag ATTCGATGaagatgaataaattttttccaaaaggCGCAGCGAGAATGCTTTTTATAGAATTGATGTGTTCCGTTACAAAATTCTGCCAGAGAAATAACTACAACTTGAGAAAAAGTGGTGCCTTACTATCGCAATTCTTTTTGACACATATCTTGACTACAAGTTCTTTTGACAAAACAACAGAAAAAGTGTTCAATTATTTCAAGGAACTCGCTCTGGCTCATGCACTTCCTGAT tttcctCCAAAAACTGCTAAAATATTTTCGCAAGACGAAACtaagaataatatgaaatttttctgCAAACTCTACTTGCGAAATTTACCTCTGATTCGATTTACGAGTCTTCCCAATTTTGCGTTTTTTCTGTATTATGAAGTTGAAAAGCAAGAAGAAAGAGAGAAAAAAgtgaggaaaaaacaagacggagacaagaaaaagaagaaggatagTAAAAAAGGAAGTAAAGCAGGAAGTAAAAAGggcaaaaaatga